The following are encoded in a window of Impatiens glandulifera chromosome 5, dImpGla2.1, whole genome shotgun sequence genomic DNA:
- the LOC124939146 gene encoding agamous-like MADS-box protein AGL80 has product MKDLTILCGVEACAIFQNSFPEQPTIWPSVGEANRIIEKFRSLPEFERVKRMINQETFTEQRLKKMEAMLKTQQKDNRHKEFTQVIIQRLDGSSAILPLKTDDDCVELDNVINQFIKDIDRKMEILQNEGSSSNPAPQVS; this is encoded by the coding sequence atgaaagatcTTACTATCCTTTGTGGTGTGGAGGCGTGTGCCATATTCCAAAACTCCTTTCCAGAGCAGCCGACTATCTGGCCGTCGGTGGGCGAAGCTAACAGGATCATCGAGAAGTTCAGAAGCCTCCCAGAATTTGAGCGAGTTAAGAGGATGATAAACCAAGAGACCTTTACCGAACAGAGGCTGAAGAAGATGGAGGCGATGCTAAAGACGCAGCAAAAAGATAATCGACACAAAGAGTTCACCCAAGTCATTATTCAGAGGTTGGATGGCTCGTCGGCAATTCTTCCATTGAAGACTGACGACGATTGTGTGGAACTTGACAATGTCATAAATCAGTTCATAAAAGATATTGATAGGAAGATGGAGATCTTGCAGAATGAAGGGTCCTCTTCCAACCCTGCTCCACAAGTTTCATAA